The sequence AGCGATCGGTGCCGGAGATGACGAACCGGCCATCGTCGAATACGATGTCGGACTCGGCCGCTTCCAGGACATGGGCGGCGATCTTCTTGCCTTTCTCGATCACTTTGGTGACGGCACCGGAGAGCGAGACCCCGCCCACCGGCAGCGAGCGGGAGCCGCCGGTGCCGCTGCCGCTTTCCACCGTCTGGGTGTCGCCTTGGATGACGCGCACCTTGTCGATGTCGACGCCAAGCCCGTCGGCGACGAGCTGCGCATAGGCAGTCTCATGGCCCTGGCCGTTGGATTGGGTTCCGATCCTGACGATGATGGTACCGGCCGGATCGACCTCGATCCAGGCCGACTCCGGGCCGCCGCCGCCGCAGGCTTCCACGTAAGTCGCCATGCCGATGCCGCGGAGCTTGCCCTTGCGCTCGGAGTCCGCCTTGCGTTTGGCGGCACCCTCCCAGTCGGCGCGCTGCATGCATTTTTCCATGGCGGCGGCGAATTCGCCGGAGTCGTAGGTTTCGCCCAAGGCGGTGGTGAACGGCATTGCCGAAGGCTGGATGAAGTTGCGCCGCCTGATCTCGGCCGGGCTCAAGCCGAGCTCGCGCGCCGCCAAATCCACGAGCCGCTCGACCAAGTATGCCGCTTCGGGGCGGCCGGCGCCGCGATAGGCGTCGACCGGCACGGTATGGGTGAAGACGCCGCGGATATGGGCGTGAATGGCGGGAGTCGAATAGAGCCCGGCCAGCATGCCGGTACCCGCCAGCGTCGGGATGAAGGGTCCGTAATTCGAGAGATAGGCGCCGAGATTGGCGATGGTGGAGACCTTGAGCGCCAGGAACTTGCCGTCCTTGTCGAGGGCAAGCTCGGCCTTGCTCACATGGTCGCGGCCTTGCGTATCGGAGAGGAAGGCGTCCGCCCGCTCGCAGGTCCATTTGATCGGCCGGCCGAATCGCTTCGCCGCCCAGGTCACCAGCGCGTGCTCGCGGTAGAGGAACAGCTTCATGCCGAAGCCGCCGCCGACATCGGGCGTGACCACGCGGATCGTCGCCGGCTTGACCTTGAGCACGGATTCGCCGAGCAGGCCCTGGACCGTGTGGGAGCCCTGGGAGGAGGTGTAGAGGGTGTATTGGCCGGTTGTGGCGTCATAGGCGCCGATGGCACCCCTCGGCTCCATCGAGTTCACCACCACCCGGTTGTTGACGAGCTCGATCCGGCTCACATGATGTGCCTTCTTGAAGGCGGAATCGGCCGCCTTCTCGTTGCCGAGCTCCCAGTCGAACACCAGATTGTTCTTGGCCTGAGGCCACACCGAGGCGGCACCCGGCGCCAGCGCGCCGGCGGTGTCGGCGACCGCCGGCTGCTCCTGCCAGTCGATGTCGATGAGCTCGGCGGCATCGCGGGCCTGGGCCAGGCTCTCGGCGACGACGACGGCCACCGCGTCGCCGACATGGCGCACGGCATCGCTGGCAAGCACGGGATAAGGCGGCGAATAGGACATGCTGCCGTCGCGATTGGTGACCGGCGCCTTGCAGGGAATGTCGCCGAGCCCGTCCTTGAGCGCGTCGGCGCCGATCAGGACGCCGGCCACTCCCGGCATCTTTGCGGCCTTGGCGGTGTCCTTGATCGTGAACGAGGCGTGCGCGTGCGGCGAACGCACCACATAGAGATGGGCTTGGCCCGGCAGATTGATGTCGTCGGTATAGCGACCCTGTCCGGTCAGGAACCGGCTATCTTCCTTGCGTTTGATCGATTGACCGAAACCGAACTTTCCCATAACCGCGTGACCCATTGCGAATGATGCGAGCGTGTGACGTCGATCATAGGGTGCGTCATGGCCCCGGACCAGTGGGTCGGTCGGGCGCCGATACGGGAGCGATGATTGCATGTGCGGTCGCTATAGCCTGATCACGCCGACCGAGGCGCTGCGCCAGCTGATGGCGTTCATGGATCTGCTCAATCTGGAACCGCGCTACAATGTGGCGCCGACGCAGATGATGCCCGTGGTGCGCCCGGAAGAAGGTGGTCGCCGCCGGCTGGTGCTGCTGCGCTGGGGATTGATCCCGTCCTGGGCGAAGGACGCGACCATTGGCGCCAAATGCATCAATGCCCGCACCGAGTCGGTGGCCGAGAAGCCGGCGTTCCGCACCGCCTTGCGCCAGCGTCGCTGCCTGGTGCTGGCGGACGGATATTATGAGTGGCGACAGGAAGGCAAGGCGAAGCAGCCCTACCGCATCGTGCTCAAGGCCGGCGGCCCCTTCGCCATCGCCGGCATCTGGGAAGGCTGGCGTTCGCCCGCGGGCGAGCCGATCGAGAGCTTCGCCCTCATCACCACCGTCGCCGGCGAGGACATCGCCCATATCCACGATCGCATGCCGGTGATCCTGGCACCCGAGGACTATGCGCTCTGGCTCGATCCCGATCCGGCGCAGCTGCCGCGCCAGCTCGAGCTCTTGCGCCCGAGCCCGAAGGGCCTCATCTCGGCCTACGCGGTCTCGATGCGGGTCAATTTCGTGCGCAATGACGATGAAGAGTGCATTCGGCCGGCCGCGCCGGCGGCGCCGACGCTGTTCTGAGGCTACCAGCGCTGGCGCAGCGCCAACAGGGCTTCGGCCTGGGCGCGGTCGAGGGGGCGGGCGAAGAGGTAGCCTTGCGCGAATTCGCAATCGAGCGCGCGGAGCTGGGCTACCTGCTCCGCCGTCTCCACCCCTTCGGCGACCACGTCCATGTCCAGATTGTGGGCGAGCAGCACGATCGAGCGCACGATCTCCAGATTGCCGCGGTCATGCACCATGTTGGCGACGAACGACTGATCGATCTTGAGGGTATCGATCGGGAAGGTGTGGAGGTAGCTGAGCGATGAATAGCCGGTGCCGAAATCGTCGAGCGACAGGCGGATGTCGAGCGCCTTCAGCTGGTTCAGGATCTCGCGGGCGCGGTTGGTGTTCTGCATGAGGGCGGTCTCGGTGAGCTCCAGCTTCAGATGCTCGGCCTTCCAGCCCGACCGGCTCAAGGTTTCCACCACGTCGCCCACCAGGTCGATCTGGTTGAACTGCCGGATCGACAGGTTGACGCTCACCGTCAGCGGCGGATTGCTGGGAAAACGCTGCTGCCATTCCTGCATGCGGGCGCAGGCCTCGCTCAAGACCCAGGCGCCGAGATCGACGATGAGCCCGGTCTCCTCGGCCACCGGCACGAACTCGGCGGGCGACAGCAGGCCGCGCTGCGGGTGCTGCCAGCGCAAGAGCGCTTCGAAGCCGGCGACCCGTCCGGTCTCGAGGGAGACGATCGGCTGGTAATGCAGCACCAGCTCCTGGCGCTCGATCGCGCGGCGGAGGTCGGTATCGAGGGTCAAGAGCTTGATCGCGTGCGTGTGCAGGCTCGGATCGAACAGCTCGGCCCTGGCCTTGCCCAAGGACTTGGCGCGGTACATGGCGAGCTCGGCGTCCCTCAGCATGTCCTCCGCCCGCTCATACTTGTCGACGCTGTGGGCGATGCCGATCGATCCGGTGGTGACGATGTCGTGGCTGTCGATGCGCACGGGGAGCGCCAGCGCGCCGAGGAGCGTTTCGGCGGCCCGTCGCGCCTCCTCGGGCGAGTGCGCCTCCTCGAGCAGGACCGCGAACTCGTCGCCGCCGAGACGGGCGACCGTGTCGCCGAGGCCGACGCTCGACTGCAGGCGGAGCGCAATGGCCGCCAACAGCTCGTCGCCGCGCCGGTGGCCGAGGCTGTCGTTGACGACCTTGAAGCGGTCGAGATCGAGGCAAAGCAGCGCAAAGCCGGTGCCGCCATGGCGATGGCTGCGGGCAATGGCCTGCGCCAGGCGGTCGACGAGGAGGGCCCGGTTCGGCAGCTTGGTCAAGGCGTCGTGGAGCGCCTCGTGGATCGCCTGCTCCTCGGCCCGCTTGCGCGCGGTGATGTCGGTCAAGGATCCGGCAATGCGGTAGGCGCGGCCTTCGGCGTCGCGCACCGCCAGACCCCGCACCAGGACCCAGAGATAGCTGTCATTCATGTGGCGCAGGCGATGCTCGGACTCGAAATGCGGCACGCGGCCCACCAGGTGGCTGTCGAGCTGGGCGGTGACCCGCTCCACGTCTTCGGCATGGATGCGGTCGATCCATTCTCCCGACTTGTCGCCGATGTCTTCCTCGGCATATCCCAGGATCTGCTTCCAGCGGCTGGAGAAAAACACGCGCTCGGTCATGAGATCCCAGTCCCACAACCCGTCATTGGCGCCGCGCGCGGCGAGCGCGTAGCGCTCTTCGCTGGCCTTGAGCTGCGCCGCGGTGGTCACGTCGGAGAGGACCAGCGTGGTGCCGCCGCCCGGCAGGCCCTTGCTGACAATCTCGAGGATGCGCCCGCCCGGGGTCAGGTGCTCGCGCGGGCCCCCCTCGCCCGTCCCGAGCTTGCCCGCGAGCCAATGGCCGAGCTGGGAAGGATCGCCAGGCCCGAGATCGCCCCGTTCGGCAAGATGCATAGCCAACTGCGGCAGCTCGACCCCGTCCTGGGCCATGGTTTCCGGCTCGAGCTCCAGAAGCTCGGAGAACCGCCGGTTGCAGGCGATGAGATGCCCGGAGGCGTCGAAAGCCGCCACGCCCTGGCTGAGACCGTCGAGCGCCGCGCGGAGCGTCGCTTCAGGTCCGCCATCATCCATATGGGCGGAAGCAGGACGACGAAGCGTCATCGAGGAGCCTTGATCGGGACCGGCCGAATGTAGCGACGGCGAGGCCTTCTGTCACGCCGGCCCTCGCCTCAAGGCTTAACGCGGAGCCTCACTGCGCGGCCACCGCGATGGCGGAGGCGAGCTGGCGGGAAACCAGCTGAGCGTAGAGCCCGCCCTTCGCCAAGAGGGTCTCGTGCGTGCCGGTCTCGGCCACGCGCCCCTCGTCCAGGACCACGATCAGATGCGCATCGCGCACCGTCGAGAGGCGATGGGCGATGACGATCGTGGTCCGGTCGGTCTGCAGCCGGTCAAGCGCGCTGCGGACTGCCTGCTCGTTGAGCGCGTCCAGATGCGAGGTGGCCTCGTCCAGGATCAGGACCGGGGCATCCTTGAGGAAGGCGCGGGCGATGGCGACGCGTTGGCGTTGGCCGCCCGACAGGCTGGTTCCGCGCTCGCCCACGCGCGCATCGAGACCCTCGGGAAGCGCTTCGAGGAGATCGCCGAGCGAGGCGTGCTCGACCGCTTGGCGGAGCTCGGCTTCGCTGGCCTCTGGTCGTGCGATGAGGATGTTGTTCCTGAGCGAGTCGTTGAAGAGATAGGTGTCTTGCGCGACGAGCGCGATCAACCGGCGCAGATCGTCGAGCCGGAATCGGCGGAGATCGGCACCGTTCAAGCTGATTCGACCTTCGTCCGGGTCCCAGAAGCGCATCAGGAGCTGCGCCGTTGTGGTCTTTCCCGCACCCGAGGTGCCGACCAGCGCCAGGGTCTTGCCGGCGGGAATGGCGAAGCTGACCCGGCTGAGGGCCTGCCGGTTCTGTCCGGGATAGGCGAAGCTAACGCCTTCGAGCGCAATCGCGGCGAGCCGCCCTTGCGCGGGCACGCCTGGCCCGTCGGTCACCGGCACGGGCTCGTTCGCCAGCCCGTAGAGGCGCCTGGTGGCACCCAGAGTGTCGGCGAGCTGCCGGCCGATCTGGGCAATCTCGGAGACCGGCAGAAAGGCCGCCATCGCCAACAGCGTCAGCAGGGGCAGGACCCCGGCGTCGATCCGCCCGCCGGTAGCAAGGAAGGCGCCGGTCGCCACCACGGCGAGGCCGCCGAGCCCGGTGAACACCTCCAGCAGGCTGTGCTGCAAGGTCAGCTCGCGATAGAACGGCAGGCGGAGCTCGATGTAGCGCTCCGAGAGCGCGTCCAGCCGCCGGCCGCGCGCGTCCTCCTGCTGGAAGGCGACGATCTCGGCCAGCCCCTGGACCGAATCGACGGCGAAGGCGCCGAGCTCGCCCGCCGCCTCGCGCGCCTCGGATCCCAGGCGATCCACGCGCTTGCGCATCAGCAGCGGGCTCAATCCGACCGCCAGCAGAAAAGGCACGAGCGCCAGCGCCATCCATGGGCTGACCGAACCCAGGACCGCCAGCACCATCGCCGGGATCAGGATGGCGACGAAGGCCGGCGCCACGGTGTGGGCGAAAAAATACTCGACCAGCTCGATGTCGTGTGTCGCCAGCGCCAAGAGATCGCCGGTCCGGCGCCGCACCAGATAGGCCGGGGCCAACGCGTCGAGCTTGCGGAACGCGTCGATCCGCATCTCCGCCAACAGGCGAAACGCGATGTCATGAGCCAACCACGACTCGAGCCAATGCATGACGCCCGAGAGCGGGGCCAGCACGGCGAGCGCCCAGAGCCAGGGTAGGTAAGGCTGGCCGTTCTTGAGCGCCAGCACCACGAGCGCGCTGACGGCGCCGACGCCGATGAAGGCGAGCACGCGCAGCACGCCCAAAATGAAAGTGACGGCGAGCCGGCCGCGCCAGGGCAGGATCACCTTCATGAGCTCGGCGACGAGCTGATACCAGCTCAGCCCCTCGGCCTTGATGATGCCCTCGGTCACCGGCTTGATCGCCCCGCCCGGCACGTCGGCAATGCTCTCGACCGCGCGCGCCGTGGTCGCCGCACCTGTTTTGGCGGAATGCGCCGACTCGCGGGTTTGCTCCGCCATCAGCCGGGCGTAGACCCCACCCCTCTGCATCAGCTCCTCGTGCCGGCCGCTGTCGACGACGCGACCTTGATCCAGCACCAGGATCCGATCGCAATCGATCACGCTGGAGAGCCGGTGCGCCAGGATCAGCGTCGTCCGTCCGCGCATGAGCCGGTCGAGGGCCGCCTGAATCACCGCCTCGTTTTCGGCGTCGACCGCCGACAAGGCCTCGTCCAGCACTAGAATCGGCGTGTCGCGGAGCAGTGCGCGGGCGATGGCGACGCGCTGGCGCTGACCGCCGGAGAGCTTGATGCCCTTCTCGCCGACCACCGTCTGGTAGCCCTCAGGCAGCGTCATGACGAAGTCATGGATATTGGCCGCCCGCGCCGCCGCCTCGATATCCGCGTGGCTGGCATCGGGCCGGCCGAGGCGGATGTTCTCTTCGACCGTGCCATGAAAGAGGAAGGTATCCTGGTTGACGACGGAGATCATCGAGCGGATCTCGGCAAAGGACAGGCGGCGGAGATCGTAGCCGCCGATCCGAATTCGACCCTGGTCCGGATCGTAGAACCTGAGCAGGAGACGCACGATCGATGACTTGCCGCCCCCCGAAGGGCCGACGAGGCCGATCCGTTCGCCTTGGGCCACGCGGAATTCGAGGCGGTCGTGGACCACCCGGCCCTGGCTGGAATAGGCGAAGCGCACGCCTTCGAAAGCGATGCTGGGCTCGAGCGGCCGCTCCAGGCCCTGCGTCGGCGCGTCGGCCACCGCCGGATGGTCGTCGAGGATCTGATAGATGCCGTGCGCGGCCGACATGCCGACCATGCCCTGGTGCAGCACGGTCCGGAGCTCGCGCATCGGTCGGAAGATCTCGGCACCCAGCATCAGGATGATAAGGAGCTGGGTCAGCTCCATGGCGCCCGCCTCGACGCGAAAGGCGCCCACTGCGAGCGCGGCGGCGGCGCCCGAGGCGATCGCGGTGTCGGTGATGCCGCGGGCGAGAGCGTTGGTGGCGAGCACCCACATGGTGCGCCGGAACAGATCGCGGGCCTCGTGCTCGAGCCTGTCGGCGCGCGCCTTGCTCTGCCCGAAGGCCTTCAAGGTGACGAGGCCCTGGATCGAATCGAGGAACTCGGCCGCGAATCCGGCATAGGCCTTCTGCCGCTGGCGGGCGTTGGCGCTATCCCAGCGGTGCCAGAGTGCGGGAGCGAACAAGGCCACCAGTGCGAATAGGAACATCACCATTGCCACCGGCAGATCGATCCAGGCGACGGCGGCGAAGATCAGGATCGGCGTCATCAGGGCGATGAGGAACTGCGGCAGGAATTGGCCGAAATAGGTCTCGAGCTGCTCGACCCCATCGGTCATCGACAAGGTGAGCGCGCCCGAGCGCTGCCGGCTGACGGTGCCGGGACCAAGCGCGGCGATCTTGTCGTAGATGGTCCGGCGCAACCGCTTCTGAACGCCGGCGGCGGTTTCATGGGCGATCATGGTGCGCCAATGCTCGAAGACGCCGCGCAATCCCATGACCAGGGCGACGGCCGCCACCGGCAGCGCCAGGTCCGCGAGATCGCTGCCGGCGAACACGCGGCCGATCAGCCAGCCCAGCAGCCCGAGCCGCGCCACGCCGAAGCCGACGGCCAAGAGGCCGATGGCGACCGCCCAGAGGATGCGAAGCCGGATGCCTCGGGTGAAGCTCCACAGACGCGGCTCGAAATGCATGACTTATCTCCGGCTCCGAGGCTTACAGGGCGTTCGCGTGCCTCGGACGGGGCGACGATCCGACAATCGCCCGAGTTGCGCTACGGCAAAGGATAGTCTGGATGCCAGCGTTCAGCGCTCGACAATATAGAAGATTGTTCGTACATTTTTGTACGGAAGATAACCAGAGCTCGCCGATGATCGCCGATTGGAACGACTTCCGTGTGTTCTTGACGCTCGCCGGGGAAGGCAAGCTCACCGCCGCGGCGCGTCGGCTCGAGGTCAGCCATCCGACCGTGGCCCGCCGCATCAAAGCCCTCGAAGATACGATCGGGGCGAAGCTCTTCGACCGCCTGCCCGATCGTTTCGTTCTGACCGCCGCGGGCGAGGAGCTCATGGCCGATGCTCAGGCGATGGAGCGCGCCGCCGAATCAATCCACCGCCGCAG is a genomic window of Pseudomonadota bacterium containing:
- a CDS encoding xanthine dehydrogenase family protein molybdopterin-binding subunit, with the protein product MGKFGFGQSIKRKEDSRFLTGQGRYTDDINLPGQAHLYVVRSPHAHASFTIKDTAKAAKMPGVAGVLIGADALKDGLGDIPCKAPVTNRDGSMSYSPPYPVLASDAVRHVGDAVAVVVAESLAQARDAAELIDIDWQEQPAVADTAGALAPGAASVWPQAKNNLVFDWELGNEKAADSAFKKAHHVSRIELVNNRVVVNSMEPRGAIGAYDATTGQYTLYTSSQGSHTVQGLLGESVLKVKPATIRVVTPDVGGGFGMKLFLYREHALVTWAAKRFGRPIKWTCERADAFLSDTQGRDHVSKAELALDKDGKFLALKVSTIANLGAYLSNYGPFIPTLAGTGMLAGLYSTPAIHAHIRGVFTHTVPVDAYRGAGRPEAAYLVERLVDLAARELGLSPAEIRRRNFIQPSAMPFTTALGETYDSGEFAAAMEKCMQRADWEGAAKRKADSERKGKLRGIGMATYVEACGGGGPESAWIEVDPAGTIIVRIGTQSNGQGHETAYAQLVADGLGVDIDKVRVIQGDTQTVESGSGTGGSRSLPVGGVSLSGAVTKVIEKGKKIAAHVLEAAESDIVFDDGRFVISGTDRSMSVFEAAAAAKDAKKRPPGMDPGLDAANTFTPPASTYPNGCHIAEVEVDPLTGIVSVDRYTIVDDFGTVLNPMLVQGQVHGGIAQGLGQALLEGCTYDAESGQLLTGSFMDYCMPRATNIPPISFDMHPVKCRTNPLGLKGCGEAGAIGAPPTVINALIDALQPHGVKHIDMPATPQKVWAAINGGLKQAAE
- a CDS encoding SOS response-associated peptidase, giving the protein MCGRYSLITPTEALRQLMAFMDLLNLEPRYNVAPTQMMPVVRPEEGGRRRLVLLRWGLIPSWAKDATIGAKCINARTESVAEKPAFRTALRQRRCLVLADGYYEWRQEGKAKQPYRIVLKAGGPFAIAGIWEGWRSPAGEPIESFALITTVAGEDIAHIHDRMPVILAPEDYALWLDPDPAQLPRQLELLRPSPKGLISAYAVSMRVNFVRNDDEECIRPAAPAAPTLF
- a CDS encoding EAL domain-containing protein, with product MTLRRPASAHMDDGGPEATLRAALDGLSQGVAAFDASGHLIACNRRFSELLELEPETMAQDGVELPQLAMHLAERGDLGPGDPSQLGHWLAGKLGTGEGGPREHLTPGGRILEIVSKGLPGGGTTLVLSDVTTAAQLKASEERYALAARGANDGLWDWDLMTERVFFSSRWKQILGYAEEDIGDKSGEWIDRIHAEDVERVTAQLDSHLVGRVPHFESEHRLRHMNDSYLWVLVRGLAVRDAEGRAYRIAGSLTDITARKRAEEQAIHEALHDALTKLPNRALLVDRLAQAIARSHRHGGTGFALLCLDLDRFKVVNDSLGHRRGDELLAAIALRLQSSVGLGDTVARLGGDEFAVLLEEAHSPEEARRAAETLLGALALPVRIDSHDIVTTGSIGIAHSVDKYERAEDMLRDAELAMYRAKSLGKARAELFDPSLHTHAIKLLTLDTDLRRAIERQELVLHYQPIVSLETGRVAGFEALLRWQHPQRGLLSPAEFVPVAEETGLIVDLGAWVLSEACARMQEWQQRFPSNPPLTVSVNLSIRQFNQIDLVGDVVETLSRSGWKAEHLKLELTETALMQNTNRAREILNQLKALDIRLSLDDFGTGYSSLSYLHTFPIDTLKIDQSFVANMVHDRGNLEIVRSIVLLAHNLDMDVVAEGVETAEQVAQLRALDCEFAQGYLFARPLDRAQAEALLALRQRW
- the cydC gene encoding thiol reductant ABC exporter subunit CydC, whose translation is MHFEPRLWSFTRGIRLRILWAVAIGLLAVGFGVARLGLLGWLIGRVFAGSDLADLALPVAAVALVMGLRGVFEHWRTMIAHETAAGVQKRLRRTIYDKIAALGPGTVSRQRSGALTLSMTDGVEQLETYFGQFLPQFLIALMTPILIFAAVAWIDLPVAMVMFLFALVALFAPALWHRWDSANARQRQKAYAGFAAEFLDSIQGLVTLKAFGQSKARADRLEHEARDLFRRTMWVLATNALARGITDTAIASGAAAALAVGAFRVEAGAMELTQLLIILMLGAEIFRPMRELRTVLHQGMVGMSAAHGIYQILDDHPAVADAPTQGLERPLEPSIAFEGVRFAYSSQGRVVHDRLEFRVAQGERIGLVGPSGGGKSSIVRLLLRFYDPDQGRIRIGGYDLRRLSFAEIRSMISVVNQDTFLFHGTVEENIRLGRPDASHADIEAAARAANIHDFVMTLPEGYQTVVGEKGIKLSGGQRQRVAIARALLRDTPILVLDEALSAVDAENEAVIQAALDRLMRGRTTLILAHRLSSVIDCDRILVLDQGRVVDSGRHEELMQRGGVYARLMAEQTRESAHSAKTGAATTARAVESIADVPGGAIKPVTEGIIKAEGLSWYQLVAELMKVILPWRGRLAVTFILGVLRVLAFIGVGAVSALVVLALKNGQPYLPWLWALAVLAPLSGVMHWLESWLAHDIAFRLLAEMRIDAFRKLDALAPAYLVRRRTGDLLALATHDIELVEYFFAHTVAPAFVAILIPAMVLAVLGSVSPWMALALVPFLLAVGLSPLLMRKRVDRLGSEAREAAGELGAFAVDSVQGLAEIVAFQQEDARGRRLDALSERYIELRLPFYRELTLQHSLLEVFTGLGGLAVVATGAFLATGGRIDAGVLPLLTLLAMAAFLPVSEIAQIGRQLADTLGATRRLYGLANEPVPVTDGPGVPAQGRLAAIALEGVSFAYPGQNRQALSRVSFAIPAGKTLALVGTSGAGKTTTAQLLMRFWDPDEGRISLNGADLRRFRLDDLRRLIALVAQDTYLFNDSLRNNILIARPEASEAELRQAVEHASLGDLLEALPEGLDARVGERGTSLSGGQRQRVAIARAFLKDAPVLILDEATSHLDALNEQAVRSALDRLQTDRTTIVIAHRLSTVRDAHLIVVLDEGRVAETGTHETLLAKGGLYAQLVSRQLASAIAVAAQ